One genomic segment of Nonomuraea coxensis DSM 45129 includes these proteins:
- a CDS encoding acyl-CoA thioesterase yields MYYRQVRFSDIDAHGHVNNVRFLEYLEDAWIALYLDNTAVPPEDRDGVPTVGFAIVRHEIRYRRPLRFRHGSVRVESWVTRMNRVTCEMAAQICSDGEVFVEARSMIMGFDARTARPRRFTVHERAFLTRYLRPW; encoded by the coding sequence ATGTACTACCGCCAGGTGCGTTTTTCCGATATCGACGCCCACGGTCACGTCAACAATGTGCGGTTCCTCGAGTATCTGGAGGACGCCTGGATCGCCCTCTATCTCGACAACACGGCCGTGCCGCCGGAGGACCGCGACGGGGTGCCCACCGTGGGGTTCGCCATCGTGCGCCACGAGATCCGCTATCGTCGCCCGCTCAGGTTCCGGCACGGGTCGGTGCGGGTCGAGTCGTGGGTGACCAGGATGAACCGGGTCACCTGCGAGATGGCCGCGCAGATCTGCTCGGACGGGGAGGTGTTCGTCGAAGCCCGCTCGATGATCATGGGATTCGACGCGCGGACCGCCAGACCGCGGCGCTTCACCGTCCACGAGCGCGCCTTTCTCACGCGTTACCTGCGCCCATGGTGA
- a CDS encoding alpha-hydroxy-acid oxidizing protein produces MSNHGGRQLDGAVPVIETLGEIAAAASGRRPP; encoded by the coding sequence GTGTCCAACCACGGAGGCCGTCAGTTGGACGGCGCCGTGCCCGTGATCGAGACGCTCGGCGAGATCGCCGCCGCGGCCTCGGGCAGACGTCCTCCCTGA
- a CDS encoding MBL fold metallo-hydrolase: protein MNEEPLFLRPNTIIEPLANRFYATMYATAPIMAAMNLAFRNIPMLESYLASPEWHFAAARDPKFRGGFFVNIEEKRKHEVEALLAAIRRDRADMIRFAEAIAEAEKIVREEATGYDLRPLYPKLPPELSGLVEIAYDTSNAASLHFLEPLAYKSKAFAEDCQSVQISVETGIERPFVMSTPRLPSPDVLELDIPFRHPGLEALFQARIRPTTLAALREALELGDAEAGRLAGLLVPEPALAADRHIAAGARIRYWGHACLLMQTPDVAIMTDPFISADTGATGRYTYNDLPDHLDYVLITHGHSDHLVPETLLQLRGRVGTFIVPRTSRGNLCDPSLALYLKSLGLPAIEADDFDEVEFPGGRIVSTPFFGEHADLDIRAKSTYWINIGGKSIWVGADSSGLDPVLYRYIRRHLGAVDIAFLGMECDGAPLNWQYQPFITKPLPKKMSDSRKMSGSNAEQASAIVTELGAEEAYIYAMGEESWLGHVMATSYNEDSYQLQQIAEFEAWCSDKGVKAAHLLDQHEWHWSS from the coding sequence CCCATCATGGCCGCCATGAATCTCGCTTTCCGCAACATACCGATGCTGGAGTCCTATCTCGCATCCCCGGAATGGCATTTCGCGGCCGCCCGCGACCCGAAGTTCCGCGGCGGATTCTTCGTCAACATCGAGGAGAAGCGGAAGCACGAGGTCGAGGCGCTGCTCGCCGCCATCCGGCGGGACCGCGCGGACATGATCCGGTTCGCCGAGGCGATCGCGGAGGCCGAGAAGATCGTCCGCGAGGAGGCGACCGGTTACGATCTCAGGCCGCTCTACCCGAAGCTGCCTCCCGAGCTGTCGGGCCTGGTGGAGATCGCCTACGACACCAGCAACGCGGCCTCGCTCCACTTCCTGGAGCCGCTCGCCTACAAGAGCAAGGCATTCGCCGAGGACTGCCAGTCCGTCCAGATCTCGGTGGAGACCGGAATCGAGCGGCCGTTCGTGATGAGCACCCCGCGGCTGCCCTCACCCGACGTACTTGAGCTGGACATCCCGTTCCGGCACCCAGGTCTGGAGGCGCTCTTCCAGGCCAGGATCCGGCCCACCACCCTGGCCGCCCTCCGCGAGGCGCTGGAGCTCGGCGACGCGGAAGCGGGCCGGCTCGCCGGCCTGCTGGTGCCGGAGCCCGCGCTCGCCGCCGACCGCCACATCGCGGCCGGAGCCCGGATCCGCTATTGGGGGCACGCCTGCCTGCTCATGCAGACGCCCGACGTGGCCATCATGACGGACCCGTTCATCAGCGCGGACACCGGCGCGACCGGTCGCTACACCTACAACGACCTGCCCGACCACCTCGACTACGTGCTCATCACGCACGGGCATTCCGACCATCTCGTGCCCGAGACCCTGCTGCAACTGCGCGGCCGGGTGGGCACGTTCATCGTCCCGCGAACCTCGCGCGGCAACCTGTGCGACCCTTCCCTGGCGCTCTATCTCAAGAGCCTCGGACTTCCCGCGATCGAGGCGGACGACTTCGACGAGGTCGAGTTCCCCGGCGGGAGAATCGTCTCCACCCCGTTCTTCGGCGAGCACGCCGATCTCGACATCCGCGCCAAGTCGACCTACTGGATCAACATCGGCGGAAAGTCGATCTGGGTGGGCGCGGACTCCTCCGGCCTCGACCCGGTTCTCTACCGCTATATCCGCCGGCATCTCGGAGCGGTCGACATCGCCTTCCTCGGAATGGAATGCGATGGCGCTCCCCTGAACTGGCAGTATCAGCCGTTCATCACCAAGCCGTTGCCGAAGAAGATGAGCGACAGCCGCAAGATGTCCGGCTCCAACGCCGAGCAGGCGAGTGCGATCGTCACTGAACTGGGCGCCGAGGAGGCGTACATCTACGCGATGGGCGAGGAGAGCTGGCTCGGCCACGTCATGGCCACCAGCTACAACGAGGACTCCTACCAGCTCCAGCAGATCGCCGAGTTCGAGGCATGGTGTTCCGACAAGGGCGTGAAGGCCGCCCATCTGCTTGACCAGCATGAGTGGCACTGGTCGTCATGA